In Macadamia integrifolia cultivar HAES 741 unplaced genomic scaffold, SCU_Mint_v3 scaffold149, whole genome shotgun sequence, one DNA window encodes the following:
- the LOC122063890 gene encoding uncharacterized protein LOC122063890, which yields MDNGITYPIFDRGKQFCNRPFEALMKKYGITYKLATPYHPQTSGQVEVSNRQIKQILEKTVNPNRKDWSLRLVNALWSHRTTFKTDLGQSSYRLVHGKACHLPIELQYRAFWAIKKLNFDLPTAGTHRGLQLTELEELRNDAYDNARIYKEKTKAFHDRQILRKSFTPGEVLLYNSRLDIFPGKLRSCWDGPYVVHTVFSHGAIEVLNLAHVQFSRSMDNG from the coding sequence atggataatgggatcaCTTATCCCATTTTTGACAGGGGCAAACAGTTTTGCAATAGACCATTTGAGGccctcatgaagaaatatgggatcacTTATAAGCTGGCTACACCCTATCATCCTCAGACTAGTGGTCAGGTTGAGGTATCCAATAGGCAGATTAAGCAAATTTTAGAAAAGACTGTCAACCCTAATCGCAAGGATTGGTCTCTTAGACTTGTGAACGCCTTATGGTCTCATAGAACTACGTTCAAGACTGATCTTGGACAATCTTCTTACCGCCTTGTGCATGGGAAGGCATGTCATCTTCCAATTGAGTTACAATATAGAGCCTTTTGGGCTATAAAAAAGTTGAATTTTGATCTACCTACTGCTGGTACTCATAGAGGACTCCAACTAACTGAGTTGGAGGAGCTTCGCAATGATGCCTATGACAatgctaggatttataaggagAAAACCAAGGCTTTTCATGATAGACAAATCCTTAGGAAGTCTTTCACACCTGGTGAGGTTTTGCTTTACAATTCTAGGTTGGATATTTTTCCAGGCAAGTTGAGATCCTGTTGGGATGGTCCTTATGTTGTGCATACTGTTTTTTCTCATGGTGCTATTGAGGTGTTGAACTTAGCACATGTgcaattttcaaggtcaatggACAATGGTTGA